Part of the Vigna unguiculata cultivar IT97K-499-35 chromosome 3, ASM411807v1, whole genome shotgun sequence genome, acttgtACTCACTCCATTAGCATGCGAGTAttaaaaatacccgtacccattaTCCGcgatatatatttacaatatccATCTTCTACCCATTACAGGTTTTATACGTAAATACTTGCgtgtacgaatttttttgacattcgTAATTCCgtccattttatatttatttatattaatttggttCGGTCATACCATTTTATCTCACCCTATTTTGATACTAATTTCAGTTGGATTTTATCACAAAaggatatatttatttttatctaagtAGACCAAACTAAATAATGGATATTACTTTTaacatgaaattttaaaacttaatatctatgattcttgtttttcttatataccattattttttgttatttttacttaatataaaacttaccactcatacttaaatttttaacaacCATTTCATCCCaagtttttcatttaattaatttttttcaactactcaataattttattattttttcttttcattttcaaatttttgttcatTTACCCGGTGTTCGTTTAAGGGAATCCTTCAATTTATTGACTTGTGCGGATGAATAGttaattttgtcaaaatttaagaGAAAATGAAGGAATGAATTTGTGAGacaatatacaaaatttatccCTCATTAACTGTGAAGATTTGCAGTAATAAATAATGCTTTTACAATTTTAACCTCATCTTTtctatgattttcttttatctatggTGTTTCAAATATTGGTGATAATCCacgttttttttctcttcaaaatatatatatatatatatatatatatatatatatatataattttattatatatatatataataataactattattattatcatatgtatataatgataataaataatatatatatatatatatagtaattagatataataataaataataaaattaatctatataataattaataataattttagataacggtaattattataaaaataatcatactaatttaatataatttcattttttattatttttaaaaatttatcaaatagtttttaaaatttaatattttaactaattttaaaattacttcatatatttataagggtattttagtaattttgaattttaaattttatatactaTAACTTCTTATTATATCTATCATATCACTCATATcattcactaactttcataaaattcattttcatattcGTTCACTTTACCTTCTAAATCCACACAAAAACCCACATATTTATCcacataaattcatcttcacactctctctCAAATATACCCCTTGAGGTCTGTTCACTTGAAGAGATGgatttgagggagagagagtTAATGGATTTGAGTGGATATGATAGTGAattgtgtgttgttttttttaagggaTGTACCCTGTGTTCCTATGAGAAGATAGTATTGTAGAGAGAAGTTTGGTAAGAcgaattttaggtttaattcaTGTTCCTATCTGCTGATTTGTAGGAAAGGGAAATAGTTGATTTGAAGGATAAGATGAATTTATTATCTTCTTGATAGTGTGCAGATTTGAGTGGATGATGAGTGCTTTTACCATTATATCCTCCTCACGTGCACTTATAGGATTCacgtatttcatttttttttctttttctatgatGAAATGGATGCAAAGCAGATAGTGAGATGCAGtagataattattataataaataatgataataataaataattataatgatattaaataatattaataatattaaataataataatgtattaattttaactacaagggtaaaatagtaattttatatttttactttattaaacttattttttatttaatatatcaatcaaatcactcacataCTCTCACAAATTTCATTCTAAAATCCACTCACATTCACCCTCAAATCCTatcaaaaaaacacaacaaattaTCAACTCAAATTCactcaaattcatcctcacACTCTCCCTCAAATTCATCTCTTCAAAAGAACACACCCTTAGTGATGATTGTAAGTGAatttaagagtaaagtttgtaagtaatttgattgatgtgatagataaaaaaatgttttaataaatataaaagataaattactATATTACCCTTCATGTAATTAGTATTTGTATGagtttatattattgttatattattatattatttaattttattattaatataagtatttttttattattatttatttattataattattattattaaactcCTTTCTACTGATCCTCTTttcatttttgcattttttttcttcgtttCATGCTCTTTACACATAACTCcaatataatttcaaatgatAACAGGGCATTTAagtaaaatagattttataaaCTGTAAATACCCTCCAATCTCTGCATTTGGGCAATGATTCATCATACCCTCAATCCCTTAAATTCACTCTTTCAAACATTGACAAATCAGTgcaaataaacaaagaaaatcatCGTCCTTCCATCCACTAAAGAATCCATTATTGAAAGTGAACAGAGTCTTGAAGAGAACACAACTTAAAGGtaacttttgtaaaaaataaacaaatgtgtGGAGTGAGGAGATAAAACAACAAAGTGCAAATATCATAACAACAATGATATTTTCACATCACATTTTTAGACTCGTCTGacattttctattatttgttactttttttataaaaatataaaaattaacttttgttaaaaatattttagcttTATAAAAATTATCGGTTATTAATCAAATGATATCCAATCAACTTTTTCAGAGGGCATAAACAATTACATTTCCCATTATATTAATTTCTCTGAAACAATTGAAAACTTAGGGACAGATTGGGTAAAGAcaacttcttttaattttggagTTTAATGTGATTGAAAAGCAAACTCGCAGAAGGTGCATGTGAAATTTCATAATGGAAATGTAAATTTGTAGGATTAAGAATAAAATCGCCTTTGGGTATCGTTCTTGTTTTGACAGATAATTTCTATATTGACTCGGTATGAGTATGGTATAGGAAATATCCAACcttttttaattgggtatgaGTATGAAAAATatccgactttttcaattggatatgaatatatgaatttatatatttgtccTGTTTCCATCCTCATATCTGCAATAATATTCATCTTAACATAATACTCAATCCCGCCATGTTCTCGTTTtcgttttaattattaaaatactcataaTCCACTAAATAAtcttatatatacacacactgcacactttctattttttatagttatttgGCTTGTCatcatgaaattcattcgcatcttcaagatatttttcatcttatcacaatttttatgcaattatgttcaaattatGTATGTTAACTAAGTATTTTTAtatctcacatttgaatatttgtaccttttttaatatttttatttattgtatattttattttcacatgagaatatttgacactctcaatttaagtattcaATAGCATTAACCTTTCATCTATAggtgtaatataaaaaatttatcttttttatttgattaccATTGatgtttgtttcatttgaagaactcttttatttcactaaaaaaattttgttatttatcttTCCTCAAATTGTTTATGTGACAcacatttgatcatttttttaatatttttattttttctttatttttatcatgtaaaatattattttaatatttttattttttctttatttttatcatgtaaaatgttattttaatattttttatatcattatttttattttctaacttattattatatgtgtaattttatcagtataattgtataaataagttttatttactataatataattgtcatgaatCGTTTTTATCACTATCTAATATTGAAGTTGAAAAGATGAatgatctatgttaaaattttaaatttatatttttattaatttaatctttgttctttgtgtgattttaatcaagtaatatattataaattttattagtgtataaagaaagatatttcattataattataaaaaaaataaagtaagggtcatttaaaatatttttaaatttggacattgattttccttttatattttttttaaaaaatatttttaaattttatcaattatgtttgcTTAAGgattgtaaatttaataaatatttttattatcataaaattttatttggtattctaatttaaaatgtatacaattaaaatttttctaaatattgtgtatcgaagaaacaaccattgttttaatgttgaatatttaataataataataataatagtaatatgtttcctttaccctttttctttttatttaataaaaagtaattaattaattgtgaaacAGGGAGAAAACGGAAAACCATTGGGTTTggttatgaaaatgaatttttttatgataatgatatttttacttttttttttggaccAATTTTTAACCTATCACTCTAATCaccattcaattttttattttaatttttttaatggtgTAATGTGATGATGTAAGGGTGATTCGAGTGGtaggttaaaagtgggtcaaaaaaatagatcaaaatatcattatcctttttcTATGGAGATGAGTATGAGATAATGAAACTCGCAGTGTTGTCATCCCTAATAAAATAGATTCCagctttttttatctttttcatttaatatttttaaatttaaatattattgtttaacCCTTATGTATATTGATATAAAAGTGCTATTATCCACCTATTAGATTATAATTCCTTAaacaaaatccaagtataatttttgcatatagaaaacatgattagaaaaaaaaaactcccaaAAGAGGTAGGAAATCAAATTCTTTAGagattaattatgataaaattaagaattaaatatatttttcattcccaaagaatttttatttaaaattatattttttttaaattgaattatgtAATTGTTTCGTTTCCTAACTTGATGAAAAACAtgtaatatctttttttttttcagcaaagATTCTAgtactttaaaaaatttgtgtATAACATTCTCTCTAGCAGACAACATGTAGAGAGACCATATTAAACTCTGTTATAAAATACATGTGTCGTTTtctggaaaaaatattttacattaggGATTATATACTCTAGGCACGAAacagaaattttttaaaatatatgaaaattaaaaacatattttatcctaaaattaatatattaatatacattttacatttataatattagaaaaaataattttatgtgtGGTACAAGTAAACTGAATACCTAGCAATTACATCCtcgaattaaaataaaaatattccgTAGCTTccacacaagaaaaaaataaatgtccTCATTTTACCGCGGATTAACTTGCAATCCTTTTAACCCATAACAATgaacttctattttttttctagcaTCGATTACTCGAAAATTCAACTTGTTACTTAAAGAATACAACTATCTTTGGGAACATGGTTTGAAATTTGACGTATCACAGAAACATCTCTTCTTATGCCCCAGCAATATTCAGCATGTATTCAAAGGTTTGAAGGGTTGAATTTGAAAAATGGAAATGAAAATGCGGTTTCTGGGACATCCACGATTCATGTGTTTGCTGAGGATGATGGTTCTAGAGACAATAATGTTGTTTAAGCAGAAGTTGATAAACGCAAACGATGCAGCAATCGGCAAGTCGATGTTTAAGAAACCTTCACACGGGAGCAGAGGGAGAACAATGAACAGTGATTCCTGACATTCTACTTCCAAATTCAATACCAAACAGAACCCTTGgtgttctttttctttcttccttctccTAAAAAATCGAATCCCTAAAAAGTAATAGCATACTCGTACCAATTAAATTTTGACCTCGATTACTTAATAACAAAAGCAACCTGTACGCAAGcgtttaattgcattttaaattgaacaaaaattgtCCGCCATCATCATTCCTAACATATCCAGCAATTGTATGTATACAAGTCTGCCTGTACAGTAAAACAATTCACTAGCACCAGCACCAACACTCTTGGATGCATTCCTCCGCAGCAATAAGAACAAaggaagagaagagaaaaaaaaaagtgtagttgtgtgtgtatgtatggaAAGACAGGTTATAGGAGGTAAAAATGTTAGGAGAAAAGAGTGCAGAGGTTGTAGCCAGAGATTAAGGAGCTAATAGCAAAGGCAAAGAAAGCAAGAAAGGCCAACGCAATTGAAGCACTAGCCATCTCAGTGAAGTCGTCTTTTCCCCAATTCGATTGCCAGTCATCAACGCGTGTGGCTGCAGAAGATGCAGACGATATCAGAAGATACGCCAGAACCTGTGCCCATCACAACACATTTTATTGTCACCAACATTCAACAAAGAATTTCAAGCCAAAATCATAAATTGATCCATTTTGAGACTTGCCTGATCCATGAAGAAATCAAAGTGGTAACGCAGGTGGTGACTGATTATGCTTCTCCCTGCCACTACTTGATATGCCAGATCACAGGTTTGAAACGCTGCGTATACAAACGCGATAACATTCATCGATAAACAATACCTGCCACCATATCAACCACCACACTTTACAATCCATTAAAAACCAAGTTCCCAATTTCGATAAAGTGACCTGAAGTAAGTAACCATACATATTTAATAAAGGTTTCACGAAATTATTTATGACAATTGATAATGCGTTGACCCaaataacagaaaaataaataaaagaaaaacctaGTTGAAACAAcgaaggaataaaaaaaaaaaactttaaacctGTATTCCTTGTAGCGATCAAAAGAGTCGCCGCTCCAACCACGGGTCTTGTCCGCGGCCATAACCGAAAACGAAATCAGACACAAAACCACCTCGCTCAACCGGAATCCTAACGCCACCTTTTTCAGCATGACCTCTCTTTTCGGCACTGCAAGGGAAGGGGGCGGCGCCGCTCTTGCACGCCCGCGGGGGGCCGCTGGCGAGCGAGGCTCCGGGCGCGCGGGGCGGGTGACCACGACCTCCGGCAGCTCATTGGGCGGTGGGTTGCGGTGCTCGGACTCGGTGGCGGGGGGCGCTGTCTGGGCGAACTGCGTGGAAGTCTCGATGATGACGATGGCCCTGGAGTTGTCTCGGTGGTCATTTATCGGCGAGTTTTCGGGAGAGTGGAAGGGGTCGCCGTTGTCGGAGAGCGGGGAGGATCGGAAGCGGAGAGGGGAGTGAGGCGATTCGAAGTGGGCGGAGGGGTCGGAGTTCTTCATAGAGGGCACGGCGTTGGTGAAAACGGTGGTGGCGGAAtttaaagaggaaaaaaaatgggAATAAAGAAGAAGAGTGTTTGGGTGGGAGAAAGTggaaagaaagtgaaaaaacaAACTGGGGAACTAGGCATTTTTTCGCTTCGGGGTTTTCTGTGGGACCCTGCCACGTGGGTTCGATTCTTCAAAATTTGCTTCGCGTTTTCTTTAAGCATTGAGATCTCGCCACGTAGGATCATCGTACGGCCTGCTATGTGTTTTTATTCTTGGAGTGCAGAGAGGATAAAGTGTGGGTTCTGTACGAGATAAAGGCTCAGCTCTGTTTAATTGAAATTTCAGGTTTTATTCGTACCTGCACTTCCGGTTACTTGGCAGTTCCAGCTTACTTGACTTATGGAACATCGTTGTTTCCTCTTTTCgtatttatttgttctttctaATGAATgacatgtatatttttttaggtAAATGTAATGGGTaaggtttatattttatattattgttttaggAAGACAATTTCCTTACacgtgaaagaaaaataatgttttcgGTTCAAGATATGTTGAGCTAAATAATGCAGATGTATAATAATTATGcgaatttaatatgttttttgtatttaattattttaataactatattttatctttaaactaaactatttgtttatttcattaataGTATATACAGATATCATACTTCATTTTTAAactgttatatataaaaaattctatATTCAGTTTGTTGAAGAAAGTTTTGCATTATTTTCGTAAAATATATGTacgaaaataatatatactttatttaatttttggtaagtaataattttttaaaatataaaaacattttttacttttacgattgaaaaaaagaagtgtCCCACCACAATAATGATGACATCAGCGCTTCTCATCTAAAAAAGGTTCCATCACCTCAATAATAAAAACCTTTCTTTTTCAGTATTCCCTCAATGAACTTTACGATAGCGAGGTTTAACAGTTAGCATAAAAATAAGTTCACTCTAATTGAAGTTTACATGATaataagaaaggaaaacaaaaggATGAAATCTAAGTGGGTCCAATCCATATAGCTACAACTTgtgtaaaagagaaaaaagatggCATTTCTTTGTAGAGTGAGCTATCTTGAGTGTAGAAAAGGCACAGATTCCTTTACACACTTCAACCAAACGTTTATTGGAAATGTTCTCCCACGCGTCTTGATGACAATGATTTAGACAAAACTGCTATGGAAACTTGACTCCATTGACATGAAAATTGTCTTACTCATCTCAAAACACCTTTTATCACTTCGCCCAACCGCCAAAAGCACGTAGAGGTTCATCACAGAATCTACTTCCAATGACCATGAAAGGCATCTTTCACCCACCACATCATGCCACCTTacatataaatatcatattcTTTCCTTTATCACAGAGCATAAGATCAAACACATACCTTTCACTATTATTTCCTCTCTCTGCTGAGAAAAGAATCACCACCATGTACCAAAGGAGTGTCTCAGTAagtgtaattattaaaaaagtttatattaaGGGTTACATGTgtgaagtttttaaaataaggcttaaatatctttttcgtcctcattttcgtagtgtttgttgtggatggtcctcattttgacagaatgtttaaaatgatcctcatttccgtaattcgtgttttatttggtctttGTCTGTGACGctgtttaaatcagtaacggagCACTATACAAGTGACATTGTTTGTATGAGTTGCATTGGGGTGTGTTATGTGTACCGTACAGATGACTAATTagattaacttttcaatttgggggaaattttgcaattagggctTAAGTTGGATTGTAGTCGCGTTATTCATCGTTGTAAGcgatttcttcatcttcgtctttcttgagctcggaaTTGTagaggaagcagctaatacttgtcatttcattgTTGGATTGCAGTcgcgctcttcatttcaattttccagttaatcatcatcaatgAGGTAAgcgggtttagggtttctgggttgtgtttgttcgtgggttagggtttcgtaattctattttgggGTTTGTTTGTGCTTGGATTGCTGTGATGTTCtacatggtttctaaattaccacacttgtacagtacacgtaacaccccccaatgcaacgtaatacaaacagtgCCACCTGTACAGTGTTTCGTTACTTATTTAAACGACGTCACAGCAAAGGACTAagtaaaacacgaattgcgaaaataaggaccattttaaacattcgataaaaatgatgaccattttaaacattcggtaaaaaatGATGacaattttaaacattctgtcaaaatgaggaccatccacaacaaacactacgaaaatgagaacgaaaaagatatttaaaccttaaaataaataatacatcaTGGAAATTTCAAAGATGACACAAAAAGTagatagaattttaaaaatatgaataaaatattcataatctatttatttattattaactacattaaaaaaatcacaaaatactCATatcatttgatatattttaattaacttaatcTTTTTAGAAAACAATGcaacatattcatatatatatatatatatatatatatt contains:
- the LOC114176443 gene encoding CASP-like protein 4A3, with product MKNSDPSAHFESPHSPLRFRSSPLSDNGDPFHSPENSPINDHRDNSRAIVIIETSTQFAQTAPPATESEHRNPPPNELPEVVVTRPARPEPRSPAAPRGRARAAPPPSLAVPKREVMLKKVALGFRLSEVVLCLISFSVMAADKTRGWSGDSFDRYKEYRYCLSMNVIAFVYAAFQTCDLAYQVVAGRSIISHHLRYHFDFFMDQVLAYLLISSASSAATRVDDWQSNWGKDDFTEMASASIALAFLAFFAFAISSLISGYNLCTLFS